The Triticum aestivum cultivar Chinese Spring chromosome 7B, IWGSC CS RefSeq v2.1, whole genome shotgun sequence genome window below encodes:
- the LOC123160438 gene encoding DNA-directed RNA polymerases IV and V subunit 2, with translation MEEPDTNLGQQSPNGPDTEIDVSDFMVLDCDEEGKFYVKQDAKGEQQPSGGLSPMDVDLKGIPSVVDEGKLKSSSDPSAQVPIDFNIESLEKFCKEAARSFFTEKGLISHQINSYNDFISHGLQELVDSLGEITVEPDYDPSKSVGDWRHATVKFGRVALEKPTFWADNSELDEQKLRLKPVHARLQNMTYSSKMNVEMTVQVYSLNQSDKSKTGKDPYIQKKLILSPETKWVTIGRLPVMVKSSLCWLYELQETECQFDYGGYFLIKGTEKAFIAEEGRCLSRIWVTNSPSWDASYLSQIRREKIYVKLVPSKENDGFHKVINLSFLGATMPIWIMFFALGVSSDKEAFDMIDIQDCDASLVNILSATIRQSHEQCEGFRGGGRARQYVDEYIRKTKFPPEESFDGYVGRYLFPEVSDNRCKALFLGYMMKCLLMAYCGRRKCDNKDDFRNKRLDLACQLLRRELWGHLRHASRRMVKVMQKHLSGDGDLQVLDHYVDASIITNGLNRAFSTGSWCHPYKYGRCSGIVATLRRTNPLQMMSDMRKTRQLSAYWGSAGDARYPNPSYWGKLCFMSTPDGEKCGFVKNLAASAVVSSVMRKPLIDLFVSCGMKKLDEVLVQEIGGTEKIFLNGDLVGVSAYPGEFVTNLRNMRRSKQIDPQVEIKRDKLHKEVCVFSDAGRILRPLLIVENLKSIAKPNGGSYSFQQLMDQNIIELIGAEEEEDIQCACGIKDLFSGDQKEGLLYYSHCELDPSLLLGLSCGIIPFVNHNAAKRVLMQAEKLSQQAIGYSPTNSQYRVDTLFHQMYYPQRPLFKTVLSDCLGKRGLTRPEYFNGQNAIVSINVHQGFNQEDSLVFNRASLERGMFRTLHFKSYKAQIENKEVTRRLKHREKIDFGKTQSKKGRVDSLDIDGLPYIGASLQTGDIVIGKVSESGEDHSRKLMHTERGMVDKVVLSANDDGKNSAVVTLRQVRQPCVGDKFASMHGQKGVVGLLDSQENFPFTCQGIVPDIVINPHGFPTRQTPGQLLEAALGKGIALGGMSRFATPFTTPSVDVITEQLHKAGFSRWGSESVLNGHNGERTRSLVFMGPTYYQRLTHMAEDKVKLRNTGPVHPLTRQPVVDRKRFGGVKFGEMERDCLLAHGATANLRERLFTLSDVSQLHICQVCERVANVVLRPVEGGRKVHGPYCGFCKSAENILRIKVPYGAKLLYQELFSMGICLKFETEAS, from the exons ATGGAAGAGCCGGATACGAACCTCGGTCAGCAGTCACCAAATGGACCAGATACTGAGATTGatgtctcggatttcatggttttgGATTGCGACGAGGAAGGCAAGTTTTATGTAAAACAGGATGCAAAAGGGGAGCAGCAACCATCTGGAGGGCTGTCTCCTATGGATGTGGATTTGAAAGGAATACCTTCTGTGGTAGATGAAGGGAAACTGAAGTCTTCTTCAGACCCAAGTGCGCAAGTACCAATTGACTTCAATATTGAAAGCCTGGAGAAGTTTTGTAAAGAAGCGGCACGATCATTCTTCACTGAAAAAGGACTGATCAGCCATCAGATAAACTCTTACAATGATTTTATCTCCCATGGGCTACAAGAGCTCGTTGATTCTCTAGGGGAAATAACTGTTGAACCTGATTATGATCCTTCAAAGAGTGTAGGTGACTGGAGACATGCAACCGTTAAGTTTGGCAGAGTGGCGCTTGAGAAGCCGACGTTTTGGGCTGACAACAGTGAGCTCGATGAGCAGAAACTCAGACTGAAGCCTGTACATGCTCGCCTTCAGAACATGACATATTCTTCCAAGATGAATGTAGAAATGACTGTTCAG GTTTATTCACTCAACCAAAGCGACAAATCAAAAACTGGGAAGGATCCATATATCCAGAAGAAACTTATATTGTCTCCAGAAACTAAATGGGTCACCATCGGCAGGTTACCTGTCATGGTGAAGTCAAGTTTGTGCTGGCTGTATGAACTTCAGGAAACTGAATGCCAGTTTGATTATGGTGGATACTTTCTGATCAAGGGAACAGAAAAG GCATTCATTGCTGAAGAAGGGAGATGCTTATCCAGGATTTGGGTCACTAACTCCCCGAGTTGGGATGCTTCTTACTTGTCTCAAATAAGACGAGAAAAGATATATGTTAAACTTGTTCCGTCTAAAGAGAATGATGGTTTCCACAAAGTCATTAATCTCTCCTTCTTGGGTGCGACTATGCCAATATGGATAATGTTTTTTGCACTAGGTGTATCATCAGACAAGGAAGCTTTTGATATGATCGATATACAAGATTGTGATGCTTCTTTGGTCAACATATTATCAGCAACTATAAGACAATCTCATGAACAATGTGAAGGCTTCCGCGGAGGAGGTAGAGCCCGTCAATATGTTGATGAGTATATCAGGAAAACGAAGTTCCCGCCAGAAGAATCCTTCGATGGGTATGTTGGTAGGTATCTGTTTCCTGAAGTCAGTGACAATAGGTGCAAAGCACTTTTCTTGGGTTACATGATGAAATGCCTGCTAATGGCCTACTGTGGCCGTCGGAAATGTGATAATAAGGATGATTTCCGTAACAAGAGGCTAGATCTAGCATGCCAGCTGCTCCGTAGAGAACTTTGGGGTCATCTTAGGCATGCATCGAGACGCATGGTCAAGGTAATGCAGAAGCATTTGAGTGGTGATGGTGACTTACAAGTTCTCGATCATTATGTTGATGCCTCAATTATTACCAATGGTCTGAACCGTGCCTTCTCCACCGGTTCCTGGTGCCACCCATATAAATATGGAAGGTGCTCAGGGATTGTTGCAACGCTTAGAAGAACAAATCCGCTTCAAATGATGTCGGACATGAGAAAGACAAGACAATTATCTGCATACTGGGGAAGTGCTGGAGATGCTAGATATCC GAATCCCTCCTACTGGGGTAAATTATGTTTCATGTCCACTCCTGATGGTGAAAAATGTGGATTTGTGAAGAACCTAGCTGCCAGTGCTGTGGTTAGCTCTGTGATGAGGAAGCCTTTGATTGACTTATTTGTCTCTTGTGGAATGAAGAAACTAGATGAAGTTCTTGTACAAGAGATTGGCGGTACAGAAAAGATCTTCTTGAATGGAGATTTGGTTGGTGTGAGTGCATACCCAGGCGAATTTGTTACGAATCTAAGAAATATGAGACGCAGCAAGCAAATTGATCCACAG GTGGAAATCAAAAGGGACAAGCTACATAAAGAAGTTTGTGTCTTTTCTGATGCCGGGAGAATTCTAAGACCACTTCTTATAGTTGAAAATCTTAAAAGCATCGCTAAACCGAATGGTGGATCATACTCGTTTCAGCAACTTATGGACCAAAATATAATTGAACTGATTGGTGCTGAAGAGGAGGAGGATATCCAATGTGCTTGTGGAATTAAGGATCTCTTTTCAGGGGACCAAAAAGAGGGTCTTTTGTACTATAGCCATTGTGAGCTCGACCCTTCTTTGTTGCTAGGGTTGAGCTGTGGTATCATTCCCTTTGTCAACCACAATGCTGCTAAGAGAGTTTTGATGCAAGCTGAAAAACTATCACAACAGGCTATTGGCTACTCGCCTACAAATTCTCAGTATAGAGTCGATACCCTTTTTCATCAAATGTACTATCCACAGAGACCCCTGTTCAAAACTGTATTATCTGACTGTCTTGGTAAGAGAGGCCTTACTAGACCAGAGTATTTCAATGGCCAAAATGCAATAGTTTCAATCAATGTTCATCAAGGTTTTAACCAAGAAGACTCCCTGGTATTTAATAGGGCTTCGTTAGAGCGTGGCATGTTCCGGACACTTCATTTCAAGAGCTACAAAGCACAGATAGAAAACAAAGAGGTGACCAGAAGACTCAAACACAGGGAAAAAATTGACTTTGGAAAAACCCAAAGCAAGAAAGGACGTGTTGACAGTCTGGATATCGATGGATTACCATATATTGGAGCCAGTCTTCAAACTGGCGACATTGTCATTGGGAAGGTCTCAGAGTCTGGTGAAGATCATAGTAGGAAGCTTATGCATACTGAAAGAGGGATGGTGGACAAGGTTGTTCTTTCAGCTAATGATGATGGGAAGAACTCTGCAGTTGTTACTCTAAGACAG GTTCGCCAACCTTGTGTTGGAGACAAGTTTGCCAGCATGCATGGCCAGAAAGGAGTTGTTGGTCTCTTGGATTCTCAGGAGAACTTCCCATTTACTTGCCAAGGAATAGTTCCAGACATCGTGATAAATCCACATGGCTTTCCAACTCGCCAAACTCCTGGTCAGCTGCTTGAGGCTGCATTGGGCAAGGGAATAGCACTTGGTGGGATGTCCAGATTTGCAACGCCATTTACCACTCCGTCTGTGGATGTGATCACGGAGCAATTGCACAA GGCTGGTTTTTCAAGGTGGGGAAGCGAGAGCGTTCTGAATGGCCACAACGGTGAAAGGACGAGATCTTTGGTGTTCATGGGGCCAACCTACTATCAGAGGCTCACTCACATGGCCGAGGACAAGGTGAAGTTGCGCAACACCGGGCCGGTGCACCCGCTCACGAGGCAGCCAGTGGTGGACAGGAAGAGGTTCGGCGGTGTCAAGTTCGGGGAGATGGAGCGTGACTGCCTCCTCGCTCATGGCGCCACCGCCAACCTCCGAGAGCGGCTCTTCACGCTCAGCGACGTGTCGCAGCTGCACATCTGCCAGGTGTGTGAGCGGGTGGCGAACGTGGTCTTGAGGCCCGTCGAAGGGGGGAGGAAGGTCCACGGCCCCTACTGCGGCTTCTGCAAATCCGCGGAGAACATACTCCGGATCAAGGTGCCCTACGGCGCAAAGCTGCTCTACCAGGAGCTCTTCAGCATGGGGATCTGCCTCAAGTTCGAGACGGAGGCCAGTTAG